The Litchfieldia alkalitelluris genome has a window encoding:
- a CDS encoding helix-turn-helix domain-containing protein: protein MDIGSKIRSIRNKRKITIAQMCEGTGLSKGFISNVENNNTSPSINTLNTIAEFLKVPLPYLLLEKKQHMRVVRKGARRTSSLKNLKIEHITSKGPLRMMIVESPPGFAIGEDEPHAHEGEECHLVLEGKVLAEQGEDSIIAEEGDSFSWNASVPHIIKNIGDKKSVILIAIYSDTKLEDLL, encoded by the coding sequence TTGGATATAGGATCTAAAATTCGTTCAATTAGAAATAAAAGAAAAATCACGATTGCCCAAATGTGTGAAGGCACAGGCCTATCAAAAGGCTTTATAAGTAACGTTGAAAACAATAATACGTCACCTTCTATTAACACACTAAATACCATAGCGGAATTTCTGAAGGTGCCACTCCCTTACTTACTTTTAGAGAAAAAACAGCATATGCGTGTTGTTAGAAAAGGTGCTAGAAGGACCTCATCGTTAAAAAATTTAAAAATTGAGCATATAACTTCAAAAGGGCCATTACGAATGATGATTGTTGAATCACCTCCTGGATTTGCCATCGGAGAAGATGAACCACATGCACACGAAGGAGAAGAATGCCATCTAGTACTAGAAGGAAAAGTTTTAGCTGAACAAGGAGAAGACTCTATTATCGCAGAAGAAGGTGATTCTTTTAGCTGGAATGCAAGTGTTCCACATATTATAAAAAATATTGGAGATAAAAAATCTGTCATCCTGATCGCCATTTATTCAGATACAAAACTAGAGGATTTACTATAA
- a CDS encoding helix-turn-helix transcriptional regulator: MVFFEDHGVEEKESFQYFTLHNDSFPLHFHRAYELIIVNEGELFVKVDQKEYTLHKNDLAFIFNNQMHEFKTINHSNITIVIFSPELIGHFFMNYKGYIPENNVIHLTDVPEFHKLDSIYRQKSFLYDLCGILVDHSSLTPVIYSTKTKVFHKILLYVDKHYSDVCTLKAVAKHLQYDYAYLSKLFVQMTNMTFTEYLTQYRISQACYQLKNSQQSISEIAMNCGFNNLRSFNRNFKKFTGHSPTMYRKLS, encoded by the coding sequence TTGGTTTTCTTTGAGGATCACGGAGTAGAGGAAAAAGAATCCTTTCAGTATTTCACACTGCACAATGACAGCTTTCCTCTCCACTTTCACAGAGCATATGAACTAATCATCGTTAATGAAGGTGAATTATTCGTCAAGGTGGATCAAAAAGAGTATACACTACATAAAAATGATTTAGCTTTTATCTTTAATAACCAAATGCATGAATTCAAAACCATCAATCACTCTAACATCACAATCGTTATTTTTTCTCCTGAATTAATTGGTCATTTTTTTATGAACTACAAGGGATATATACCTGAAAATAACGTGATTCATCTAACTGATGTTCCTGAATTCCATAAACTAGACTCGATTTATCGACAAAAGAGTTTTCTATATGATTTATGTGGTATTTTAGTGGATCATTCCAGCTTAACTCCAGTTATATACTCAACAAAAACGAAAGTATTTCATAAAATTCTACTTTATGTAGATAAACATTATAGTGATGTTTGTACATTAAAAGCGGTCGCAAAACACCTCCAATATGATTATGCATATCTATCAAAGCTTTTTGTTCAAATGACGAACATGACTTTTACTGAATATCTTACTCAATATCGAATTTCCCAAGCTTGCTATCAGTTAAAAAATAGTCAGCAATCCATTAGTGAAATCGCCATGAACTGTGGGTTTAACAACTTACGTTCATTTAATCGGAATTTCAAGAAATTTACTGGCCATTCACCTACCATGTATAGGAAGTTGTCATAG
- a CDS encoding right-handed parallel beta-helix repeat-containing protein has protein sequence MAFEYHVAKNGSDLGEGTKEKPFLTINKAASVAAAGDTVIVHEGVYREWVKPKYSGLSNLRRITYQAADGEKAVIKGSEQIQDWQLLEGTVWKTVLSNEFFGGYNPYKEEVFGDWIVYNPGRHLGDVYLNGKSFYEAENLEQVKNPIKQTEVLDHWTRKIVPVHNPEQTQYVWFAEVDETTTTIYANFHDYHPNEELVEINVRKCCFYPEKTGVNYITVRGFELAQAATPWTPPTADQPGLIGPHWSKGWIIEDNVIHDSKCSAISIGKEGSTGNNFRSIRKDKPGYQYQLESVFLARQAGWSKEKIGSHVIRNNTIYDCGQNGIVGHLGCVFSEIYNNHIYNIALKREFYGHEIAGIKLHAAIDVQIYHNRIHDCSLGTWLDWQTQGTRVSSNLFYRNNRDLFIEVSHGPYIVDHNILTADYALDNHAQGGAYINNLIRGKMVHRKMLDRATPYHVPHSTEVAGFAVTYGGDDRFYNNLFVGDDELEDVGTAHFDGYTASLEEYIETVHQEPGDHESFNKIEQPVYINKNAYLNGAKSFEREQEKIVADEFDPQLKIIEEGNEVYLSIELPEDFESMLGEVQTTNTLTRVRIVDAEFNNPDGSEVTVDTDYLGEKRSENSVIGPISSLKKGQNYVKVWGNLD, from the coding sequence ATGGCTTTTGAATATCACGTAGCAAAAAATGGTTCTGATCTTGGGGAAGGCACGAAAGAAAAACCATTCTTAACGATCAATAAGGCAGCTTCCGTTGCCGCAGCTGGAGATACGGTCATTGTCCATGAAGGAGTCTATCGGGAATGGGTTAAACCTAAATATTCAGGGTTAAGCAATTTAAGAAGGATTACATATCAAGCTGCTGATGGAGAGAAAGCAGTTATTAAAGGTTCAGAACAAATTCAAGATTGGCAACTATTGGAAGGCACGGTATGGAAAACCGTCCTGTCTAATGAATTTTTTGGGGGCTATAATCCTTATAAAGAAGAAGTTTTCGGTGATTGGATTGTTTATAACCCAGGGAGACATCTTGGAGATGTGTATTTAAATGGAAAGTCTTTTTATGAAGCAGAGAATTTAGAACAAGTTAAAAATCCTATAAAACAAACCGAAGTATTAGATCACTGGACACGAAAGATTGTTCCAGTCCACAATCCGGAACAAACTCAATATGTATGGTTTGCTGAAGTGGATGAAACAACGACAACGATTTATGCTAATTTTCACGATTATCATCCGAACGAAGAATTAGTAGAAATCAATGTGCGAAAATGTTGCTTTTATCCAGAAAAAACTGGGGTTAATTATATAACGGTAAGAGGGTTTGAATTGGCCCAAGCAGCCACTCCGTGGACGCCACCTACGGCAGATCAACCTGGGTTAATCGGTCCGCATTGGAGTAAGGGCTGGATTATTGAAGATAATGTGATTCATGATTCTAAGTGCAGCGCAATCAGTATTGGGAAAGAAGGCTCCACTGGAAACAACTTTCGTTCAATACGTAAAGATAAACCAGGCTATCAATATCAGTTAGAATCAGTATTTCTTGCCCGTCAAGCTGGTTGGAGTAAAGAGAAAATTGGTTCTCATGTGATTCGAAACAACACGATTTATGATTGCGGACAAAATGGTATTGTCGGCCACCTGGGGTGTGTATTCAGTGAAATTTATAACAATCATATCTATAATATTGCCTTAAAGCGTGAATTTTACGGTCATGAGATTGCTGGTATCAAGCTCCATGCAGCAATTGATGTGCAAATCTATCATAATCGTATTCATGACTGTTCTTTAGGAACATGGCTGGATTGGCAGACTCAGGGTACAAGAGTGAGCAGTAATCTTTTCTATCGGAATAACAGAGACTTGTTCATTGAAGTCAGCCATGGCCCTTATATTGTTGATCATAATATTTTAACAGCAGACTATGCATTAGATAATCATGCTCAAGGTGGTGCTTACATCAACAATTTGATTCGTGGAAAAATGGTACATCGCAAAATGCTTGATCGTGCCACGCCATATCATGTACCCCATAGCACAGAGGTAGCGGGATTTGCTGTCACCTATGGAGGGGATGATCGCTTCTACAATAATCTCTTCGTTGGTGATGACGAGCTAGAGGATGTTGGTACGGCGCATTTTGATGGTTATACAGCATCACTTGAAGAATATATAGAGACTGTCCATCAAGAACCTGGTGATCATGAATCATTTAATAAAATAGAACAGCCAGTTTATATTAATAAAAATGCTTACCTGAATGGGGCAAAGTCGTTTGAGAGAGAACAGGAAAAAATAGTTGCGGACGAGTTTGATCCACAATTAAAAATCATTGAAGAAGGAAATGAAGTGTATCTTTCTATAGAGCTTCCAGAGGATTTTGAAAGTATGCTTGGAGAAGTTCAAACGACGAATACCTTGACGAGAGTACGTATCGTCGATGCGGAATTTAATAATCCAGACGGAAGCGAAGTAACTGTGGATACGGATTACTTAGGAGAAAAAAGATCGGAAAATAGTGTAATAGGACCAATTAGTAGCCTGAAAAAAGGACAGAATTATGTGAAAGTATGGGGGAATCTGGATTAA
- a CDS encoding RNA polymerase sigma factor has protein sequence MSDHILADDITQDSFIRLFKKHNLYNTNYSFEAWIYKIVINVAKKYTRRQKWLLLFRDDQEETHHLNQS, from the coding sequence TTGTCAGATCATATTTTAGCAGATGACATTACACAAGATTCTTTTATCCGCCTTTTTAAAAAACATAATTTATATAATACAAACTATTCTTTCGAAGCTTGGATTTACAAAATTGTAATTAATGTAGCAAAAAAATATACGAGGAGGCAAAAGTGGCTTCTACTATTTCGTGATGATCAAGAAGAAACACACCACCTCAATCAGTCTTAA
- a CDS encoding endo-1,4-beta-xylanase, with amino-acid sequence MGQTNQLAHRMALKTINLVDASGNPVSGKEVTFKQTNHKFLFGSGIFNAIEVANKNVPADRLAFLEEKLDKFLDIFNFATLPFYWGEFPGYWGGFEPERGKPRTKELMAAAQWLKDRNVTVKGHPLVWHTATAPWLLDMSNEEILKAQFARIEREVADFKGLIDMWDVINEVVIMPVYDKYDNGITRIAKELGRVGIIKEMFAKTREFNPGSTLLLNDFNTSINYEILIDGCLNAGVQIDAIGIQTHQHQGYWGREKLEAVLERFSQFGLPIHFTENTLLSGHLMPPEIVDLNDYKVTDWPSTPEFEERQAKEVEEMYTILFNHPLVEAISSWEFSDDGAWINAPSGFIRKDNSLKPSYEVLKKLIKGDWYTNVTSETNDNGMVSFEGFLGDYELICGDKKISFQLDKDAETVRMVI; translated from the coding sequence ATGGGACAAACAAATCAATTAGCACACCGTATGGCTTTAAAGACAATTAATCTAGTAGATGCATCAGGTAATCCTGTTTCTGGAAAAGAAGTAACATTTAAACAAACAAACCATAAGTTTTTGTTTGGTAGTGGTATTTTTAATGCAATAGAGGTAGCTAACAAAAATGTACCAGCAGACAGACTTGCATTTTTGGAAGAAAAACTGGATAAGTTTTTGGATATTTTCAACTTCGCCACACTCCCATTTTACTGGGGAGAATTTCCCGGCTATTGGGGAGGATTTGAGCCTGAAAGAGGAAAACCACGTACAAAAGAATTAATGGCTGCTGCACAATGGTTAAAAGATCGAAATGTAACAGTGAAAGGACATCCTCTTGTCTGGCACACAGCTACAGCTCCATGGCTTCTCGACATGAGCAATGAAGAAATCCTGAAAGCCCAGTTTGCTAGAATTGAACGTGAGGTAGCAGACTTCAAAGGATTAATCGATATGTGGGATGTTATCAATGAAGTCGTGATCATGCCTGTTTATGATAAATATGATAATGGGATTACTAGAATCGCAAAAGAGTTAGGTCGTGTTGGAATTATTAAAGAAATGTTTGCTAAAACAAGGGAATTCAATCCTGGTTCCACACTTTTATTGAATGACTTTAATACTTCTATTAACTATGAAATTTTAATTGACGGCTGTCTAAATGCAGGTGTTCAAATTGATGCAATCGGTATTCAGACACATCAGCACCAAGGATATTGGGGTCGTGAAAAATTAGAAGCAGTACTAGAACGATTCTCCCAATTTGGTTTACCTATTCATTTTACAGAAAACACACTGTTATCTGGGCATCTTATGCCACCTGAAATTGTGGATCTAAATGACTATAAAGTAACAGATTGGCCATCAACTCCTGAATTTGAAGAACGTCAGGCAAAAGAAGTAGAAGAAATGTATACAATCCTATTTAACCATCCTTTAGTAGAAGCCATCTCCTCTTGGGAGTTCAGTGATGATGGAGCGTGGATCAATGCACCTTCCGGATTTATCCGAAAAGATAATAGTTTAAAACCTTCTTATGAAGTATTAAAGAAACTGATTAAAGGAGATTGGTATACAAACGTGACAAGCGAGACAAATGACAACGGAATGGTTTCATTTGAAGGTTTCCTTGGTGATTATGAACTTATCTGTGGAGATAAGAAAATTAGCTTCCAATTAGATAAAGATGCTGAAACTGTACGGATGGTAATTTAA